A window of Glycine soja cultivar W05 chromosome 2, ASM419377v2, whole genome shotgun sequence genomic DNA:
TGTCAACCAAATGCCATATGCCGTCAAGTACGTCCTTCCACCTGAGAGCATATACCTTACTAACTTCACCGAAAATCTACATTTGACATCACAAAATAAGGTTGGTTAGTTACACgaaataacagaaaaatcaatagttaattaaatcaaaatgaacATGACCGGATCCCTGGCGTGATCGATCTGGAAAAAAAGTCTCTAGTGGAACCGTTACATTCTGCATCATGTTTGCCATTTCCCTCCATTCTCCGTGCTCttcaattgttaattttgaCATAATTAACATTCAAGCAATTAATAGGCATTCAagcaattaacaaaattaacattcaAGCAACTATATGTTAATTCTCATTGGGCACAGTCGCAAGAAGCTGCTCCAGTTTCTCATTGAGGTTGATCCAACGTGATAACGACGGACGAGAGCGTGGCATTCTGAAATATATTTGACAAAgtaatattttactatttttgttCTACCAACATTTTCCTGTTTCTaatctaatttttctttctcaaatctaatgtttgttttaaaaatctaaTCTAAATTGTAATCTAATCCTACTTTTTCGTTacaaatctaataaataaatcattcataaaaGCAATAATAAGCaaactaaaatcaatataaatatttagagtttttcctacttttttctaataaaaatcaatttttttttttaaaaaaaaaacccataggGATTGTCAATCTGTATGACTTTTcactaacaattttttattttttatttaaaaaaaaacccatacAAATTGTCAATCTGTATGGGTTTTTCACAGAATTTCCATGGAACAAAGAAGCATGGCAGGGAACAGAGAACAGTACACACAACAATACATGGAGCAGAATTTTCGAGAATTTTCATGGAGCCGAGAACAGTACACACaacaatacacaaaacacaaaacaaGCAGTACTAATGCAAACCAAAACACAAAACAATACATAATACACAATATCTAATGGCAAAGAAGAACAAGCACCACAGGAGGAAGAAGATTCACTAACCTCGAAGACGGGAGACGAAGAGGCCGCAACAGCGAAAAAGAAGTCGCAACACCGACAAAGAAGAAGAGGCCGCAACCGACAATGGAGAGGCCgcaggaggaagaagaagaggaggcaGTGCGGAGGCAATGCGGACgagaagaagaattctcagAAGAAGAAGTTTTCTCTCAGAGGAAGAAGCGTTTTCGGAAATGAACAGTGACTCGTACGAACGAGTCACTGTGCCGCTTTTGTATTAAAGGATGAAAGGCATTTTTACCCTTTCACCCACATTGCTAAGTGCCCCAGCAAAAATGCTGGATGCCCCAAGCAACTACCACCAGAAGAACGTCAGAGATGTAGGCCAAAGTCACGTGAGCCTTGAAACACTATTGTAGCAACTTGCATGTGAAGAGTGGCAGGAGCATGCATGTACTgggaaagcttgttgaaatatCAGGGTGAGTGACAAATATTGTAGAGATCCAACAATTTGGCTATAGCCACGTTGATCACACAAAGCAGCATCACCTGTAGAAGCCAAGTTTGTTGTAGTGGACAGCGAAGTGGAGACTGGTTTGGCATCATGcatatttgttttgtgtagtAACTTAGTTGCctatcaatttgatttttaatcatACCTGAATTGTAAGACTGGAATATTATCAATTTGGTTTTTTAGTTGTTAATTTTATCTTAGATGTGCAATTAgcttaatttgaaaattcattAACTAATATGTATAACTAGCtccttttgaaattcaattatgTAGCAAACTTGTGCAGCAACTCATATAAGTGCTACATCAGAGTGAATAACATTTTGCAAATTCTGTTCTAAAAAAACTACAGTTGGGTTCGGTTGAGtagaaataagagaggaagTGGGAAGAGCAAGGAAGAGAGgtagaaaaggaaaattaaaaaaataaaaaataaaaaaccatagGTCCAACAAAAAAATCTCCCATACTAAAAGGGACGAATTTGTGTGAAAATGGTACGATATTGGTTCTCACTCCACAACTACAAGCCTGCATCAAAGAAAATTATACGATATTGGTTCTCTCTCCACAACTACAAGACAAACGACTCAAGTTCGGTGTTTAGGTGAATATTTCCAAACACAGCACATTCATATAGAAATGGACATTTACATCTCTAACTTTTTAGACAATGATAAAAACGTGCGCTTGATTGGAAGTTTTACCATTATTTGCagtagaatttaatttaatacaacCACAGCACCACAAAAAGCAGTTTCGAAATCCTTGGAGCTTGTAGTCGTTGCCACACTAGATTGTTAAGAATAAGCAGGCAGTgccaaaaaaacacaacaaaaaattaagaacCATGAGAGAAGTGTCGATCTTGATTCTAACCTCTTCCAAAATTGGATCAGTCCTACAATTATTTCGAACTTTGCTGGAAAATTCACTGCTTTGGGCTTTCACTAAGAAAGCTAATTCCATCATCAACATCCTCCCCGCTTCATAAACACATAAATACAACAAATATAAGATTGCACAAAGCTGTTCTTTGCATCATCCGGCCCCGGCAACCTGAGCAGCATCCACTAATATACATAGATTCCCTTGGAAACGGATGCAATAAAAAGATATGCCAAATAGTTCAAATAATTCATTTGAACATCAAAGACAATGCACCCTGCCAAAAAGAACTATATATCAATATGAAGAGTAGGTTTAGAACTAAACACCATTCAACTTCAATTCATCCAAGAGGAAAGATAAATcctccaaataaaaagaaacaagggAGATAAACAGAAACAAATTTACTGTAGGCACTCCTTTATAAGAGTCATACCCGCAGTGTATTTGTGTGAAAGAAACAAGACTTAACCAAAATGTATATACTACATTccaaaagtaaatattttcacTCAGTAAAATaagagaccatttgaattaagaaaatattttttgtttttaatttttttctcttttaattacaaaagtaCCGTCTTATTTTCACTGTTTCCTATTTTCAAAAGTTCCTAtaatagtgaaaaaaataaaaataaaaaagtgatatttttaaacAGGAAACAAAGTGAAACAGGTgacatttatataattaaaagtgaaaacagaAAACGAAAACAAAGaacattttctaaaatcaatcaatctttaaattaacaaaccaacaaactaacatttgccaataataaaaaatccttaaattttccaaaaaattatCTTGTAGTGTCAAAACTTACCATTCAAGCATAACCCATACTACTGTAATTAAGATTAAACAGAATATCCCGTCGGTTTTCTGAACCCAATCGGTAATTCAAGGAATTAACCAGTGATTGCACTCTGGCATCGCTTTCGTTGTCCATTTCTCGCATGCATCGCCTTCTGACCTTTTTTAGCACCTCTTTTGATGGTTCATATCCAGCAGCTCTCTGTCAATGAGTTTGATATACATCAATGACCTTTGTTGGCaaaatatactaatttttttaagaaaaaaaagaacaatgCAGTTACCATATCATCAATCACTGCCAGAGCAGATTTGACATCCCGGTTAATGAGGTGGGCATCAACAAGAAGAGAATATGATTTTGCATTAGGCTTGAGACCCAAACTCACTAGATGCTCAAACACCCTTGTAGCTTCATGTGTCTGCCACAAGACAATTAAAGATATAAGTGGGTTTTTCTTTGTTTGACACATCAGTCAGACCTTGCTCCAGTACATAATAATTAAGCAGCAAAAGAACAATCAAAAGGAAATGTGCCCCCACAGCGCCCACTACCACATCAGCTTCCAACCAAGCATGTGCATCCTTTCCTATCATCCTATGCAATCACAGAAACAATTGTAATGACAAAGAAAAGCTAGACTGAGTGGCACCTATGTACTACATCTGtcactatatataatataagactATTTTAACTAATTCACAGGAATTAAGAAAGTTGATTAATTTAGTGAGtggcattaaaattaaaatttgttaacaatTTATCCTTCAAATTATTGGGACTCATCATCTCACtctacctaattaattaatgtttgcGGCTAGTCAACTTCCCCAATCCTCTTACAAGAAATAATTTACAACATTTATTGTTTATTgactaaaaaattgaaaagtaatCAAGGGTATtttggtaaaaataaaaaaataaatgccaGAGAAATTTGGGAGgagtctaaaaaataaaaagggtcaaaaaaaattctcaaaaggCTCCTAAATATATAGGGACAGAGGTATTATATGTCAACTTAAATATCATGCATGCGGAGCTCAGGCAAAACTGATTTAAAGTCTAATGCAGGCTTTCAAAAGGTGTGGGGCAGTGGAAGTAGAGAGGATGGGCAAAAAGATACATAAAGAGGAGGATTGGGAGAATGAATCATCACCTTCTTCAGCTTCCCAAAGGCATACATCAACCCATTGTATGAATGAATGTCAGGGATCAACCCAAAAGTAGATCCAATTGATTCAAAAGTTTGGTAAGCACGATCAAGGTCCCATATGTTTGCACATCCTAAAATGACACAGTTTAGTGCAGCAACAGATTTATAAGGAGGTTCTGCACGGTTTAAATTCTCCAGTTGAAAATAAACCTATACAGAACAAAGCATGATTAGACAAAGCTGCAAATGAATATACCataattaaaaaccaaaaagaccATGGACGCGATTTAATATATGGTGCATGCGTGCCAACAGGTGCAGAAAGGTAGTATAAATGCAACATATGTCATAGCAACATGGAATCTTATTTAAATAGATATATTTAGgacaatacatatatattatgttaagaATGAAAAGTTGCACAATTTATATCCAATAGAAAACTTGTAAAGTCTACAAAAACTATAAACATCACAACAGGATTGGATTAGTAACAAATCCTAAAGGTTAGGCAATTATTTTCTTCAACAGAAAGAAAGCTATACATTATCTAGAGTCTCAAAACCCTTCTTGGAGCATGCCACAACCAATGGATGTAAAGAAGTAAATGGGCAGAACAAGTCTTCAGCTTCTTGACCAGAGTCTCCATAAGCTGCCTCATATTCATTTAGAGTACCAAAAGCCTTTTGTAGATTCCCCAATGACGCAAGCGCGTATATCTTTCCAAGATAGGACTCTGGATTAGGAACTTTCTTTTTACGCAATGAGCGGTCCAAAACAGCCCATGATGCCACTAGCAGATCAGAATTATAGGTTCTACCAGCAGTCAAAAGAGCTGACAGTACTAAACCTTCATCTACAGAAAGATATATAGGGGGTCTTTGACGTTCACCCTTTACAATCCATTTAGCCATAAACTCCAGGCCATAAAAACTTAATTTGCTATTATCCTCTCGAGTTGCGATTTCAACAATAAAATTGCACAAGTCCCAGTTGGGGCAAAGAGCTTTGTTTTGATCTGATGCCTAGAAACACCAACGAGATTTCAGAATATCAATAAAAGAATCATCAAGTTTATTAGTAAACCTGGTacagaaaaatttattaagaagaTTAATCACTCACCCTGCACCTTTCAATTATTGTCACCAATGTATCAAGCCTTCCCTTATTAACACAACTCCCCACACAGTTCATAAAAACCTTCATTGACAACACATTACcagatttcaaaattaaatctaTATATTTAAATGCAGTGTCAATCTGGCCCATGGAAAAGAGCATTCCAATGACTAAGTCATACGATTCGTCATCAGGGAGAGCATCATTTCCTGACTGCAACATCCTGACAATATAATAACAAAGCAAAGGTTGATATATAAAGAAGCAAATGTGCTCAATTTACTCATACAAATACAAACAAATGGCGTGTATATACTAATTAGAGTAATTTTGACAATGATTTGTCTCATTGTATGCTTATTGGTATTTCAACTTTCTGTTCAATAATACAAGCAAGGAAATGATGCAAGAGTGAGGCCCATTCAGTTGAGTGTGAGAAGCAAAACTTCGTCTAAAGTACAGACTCTGCCTTCTTAACAGCCTACCTGTTAGGAATGGGCTGACCTCTAATCAAATGAAATAGAGCCCACTTTGTCTACCCTTTGAGTGTATGGATTGTTCTTTTGAACCTAACGACATTGACAACGAAGCTAGAATCTCATATCAGTTGGGATTGGGAATTAGACATAAAGCTCAAACTATTAAATTAGTGTCACTTAACAGTTTGTCTTTAAAAAAGAGTAGGCTCTCCCTCTACATCAAGATCAACAAGAACAAGCAACAGACAGAAACTAATCAAGGAAAATTTATAACTTAGGAATACCTAACCAAAAAAATTCAATccaataacaattaaataaacaagTAATTATTTAaggttatatatttatttttttatcagcacatgttagttgttagtatgttaaggtaatatatatttaaaccaTTAACAGTTCTTCTAGCACAAGTAGCTCTTGCCAGGTAAACAGTATTACAAGCAATTACAAAACAGCAATTTTGCATATAATCAAACCCATAAAAAAAGTGGAATGTGTAAATTATGCTCATACCAAAAGAACTAGCCACAGGagaaaggaaaacaaatattattacatatattaGTAAGCTATTATAAAACTAGGCAAATAATACTCAGCCAATTATAGACCAAAAACACTATTTTAAAACCAGGCAAGTAACTTATTAAATATAGCATGCACAGTATACAACACACTTGTCCTTGCATTACGCAGGTGACTTTTCTTAATTACTAAAAACAAATGGATCTTAAAAAGGGTAGTTCAATACACAAAGTTTCCACCATTGTCAGGTTCTTTGCCCCCACTGGCAGAGAGAAGGCATGTCATTATTATCGAAAAATTTATCCTAAAGAAACTGCTACGATGTAATCCTAATCCAAAAGATTCTATTATTCATTTCCAGACAACAATGTACGGAAACAACTCCCAGCCAAAAGCTACGTAGTTCATGTTTGCTTCTAGGTTTGACAAACAGGCTACTAAGACTCTGATTAGATAAACTTCTTCAAAAGCACTTTGAAGGGGATCTAGCTCAGTTGATTGAGTAGTGAGTCATTATAAATTACTTGAGTTTAATTCCTAtgaatcaaaaaaaaaaaaaaaaacttatgcacTTCAGCTTTTGGAAATGCTGAATGAGAGCTTGCATAAAAGTTTAAGTGCATCAAGttagttttaagttttaacctATGAGAGAAGCTCAATTCATTTAACCtagagaagtttatccaaacaagacCTAATGCATTAGCAAGACTCGAAAGAAAATCCGAAATTTAGAATCTAAAAACTcctctaaattgaacaaataTGTAAACCGATATCTAAAAACTCTTCAGCACTGAGATTTAAATCAGCATCTCACAAACTCCTACTCTTAACAAAGTCCAAGTCAACGGTCAACGCCCTCACACAGCTCTCATCACaacatcaaaattcaacaatttaGAGCAGAGAGAAGCGATGGATCTAACCGTTGGAGCAATTTATCGGCGGCGAGGGTTTCCTTGGCCTGGCACATGGCCTTGAGGACGAGGTTGAAGGAGGCGGTGTTGGGGGCGACGTTGTCGAACTCCGCCATCTGCGCGACGAGATCGAGGAGCTCCGCGGCGGAGGCGCCGAGCATGAGGTTGGCGCGTAGGTAATGGTTAAAGAGATTCACATCGGGCTTGTTAGGTTTGCCGGTCTTGTCGAGGGAGCGGACCCATGACTCGAAGAGGAATTTGACGTCGTGCCACTGCTGCGAGGCCATCCAATCGCCGAAGAGGTCGAGGAGGGCGCGGGGGTCGTAGGTGTCCGAGGTGGCGCGGTTGTAGAAGCCCACGGGGGAGAGCGCATGGGAGGTGCCGGCGGAGGAGGGTGGTGGCGGGATTGGGCTGCGCCAGTTTTCGTGGTAGAGGGGGCTGCCGGAGGCGGGGTTGGGAGGGAGAGGggttgaagaggaagaggggGGTGGAGTGGGGTCCACTAATTGGGGTTCTTGTGAGAGGAAGGGGAATGTGGTAATGGTTTTGATGAGGGTGGTGGTGGGTTTGGAGGAGAGGAGGGTGCGCGTGCGGAAGAGGATCGCCATTTGCGACGCCATGGATGGAACTCAGAGTGATGTGTGTTCGGGTTTAATGCAGTTagggttttgttttgtttctttgagATTTGGGTTAGAGAAGATGGAGGGTAGAAATGGTAaatttcatgcatttttttccCTGCTTTTTATGTGAATCACGGATTGCAGGTTCCGTTGAGCCTTCCGTGTTGGATTAAGCCTAACTGTTGCAGATCAGAACTTGCTATATGCACTCATTAATTTGCAAAGTACACCCCATACCCTCTTTCTACCCATGCCCTCTTTCTACCTCTTAATCACCCattatactttttttccttaaattagTAAACCCCATGGAAACCCATCTTCATGTCATCttcattatataatattgtgtatatatatgtaacaTTGTGTGTTTTCCTATTAGATTGGGTTCAAAATTAgggttgaaaaaataataaagataaaatgaaaataaaattttaaataggattttataaacaataatgattgaatggaaataaaaataagaagcaTGAGGTTTCAAGATAAACACTTATAATGCTAATTATCTTAAGTGATACTTTATTACTATCACAGATGTCTTTCTGGAAATATATTTATGGAATGGATATATGTTATTCTGGAAAGGAAAAGGGTTCATATGGGGCACACTCCTTTTAAGCAAAAAGGGTATAATGGGTAATTAAGATGTATAAAGGGGGGTATTAGGTGTAGTTAGAAGAAATGGAGGCGCAAATAGTAATTTCCTTACAGACTTAACATTTTGGGTTGGGTAagcagattttttttatttgttctgttTTCTGAGGGTTGCTATTAGATATACCTTTTTACTCTTCACGctctccttttatttttttgtaagttttttttacaaataatatcTTCTACGGAAACTAGTTTACATTTGATTTGAGGGATGAAAG
This region includes:
- the LOC114387262 gene encoding pentatricopeptide repeat-containing protein At1g26460, mitochondrial-like isoform X1, with protein sequence MASQMAILFRTRTLLSSKPTTTLIKTITTFPFLSQEPQLVDPTPPPSSSSTPLPPNPASGSPLYHENWRSPIPPPPSSAGTSHALSPVGFYNRATSDTYDPRALLDLFGDWMASQQWHDVKFLFESWVRSLDKTGKPNKPDVNLFNHYLRANLMLGASAAELLDLVAQMAEFDNVAPNTASFNLVLKAMCQAKETLAADKLLQRMLQSGNDALPDDESYDLVIGMLFSMGQIDTAFKYIDLILKSGNVLSMKVFMNCVGSCVNKGRLDTLVTIIERCRASDQNKALCPNWDLCNFIVEIATREDNSKLSFYGLEFMAKWIVKGERQRPPIYLSVDEGLVLSALLTAGRTYNSDLLVASWAVLDRSLRKKKVPNPESYLGKIYALASLGNLQKAFGTLNEYEAAYGDSGQEAEDLFCPFTSLHPLVVACSKKGFETLDNVYFQLENLNRAEPPYKSVAALNCVILGCANIWDLDRAYQTFESIGSTFGLIPDIHSYNGLMYAFGKLKKTHEATRVFEHLVSLGLKPNAKSYSLLVDAHLINRDVKSALAVIDDMRAAGYEPSKEVLKKVRRRCMREMDNESDARVQSLVNSLNYRLGSENRRDILFNLNYSSMGYA
- the LOC114387262 gene encoding pentatricopeptide repeat-containing protein At1g26460, mitochondrial-like isoform X2, producing the protein MASQMAILFRTRTLLSSKPTTTLIKTITTFPFLSQEPQLVDPTPPPSSSSTPLPPNPASGSPLYHENWRSPIPPPPSSAGTSHALSPVGFYNRATSDTYDPRALLDLFGDWMASQQWHDVKFLFESWVRSLDKTGKPNKPDVNLFNHYLRANLMLGASAAELLDLVAQMAEFDNVAPNTASFNLVLKAMCQAKETLAADKLLQRMLQSGNDALPDDESYDLVIGMLFSMGQIDTAFKYIDLILKSGNVLSMKVFMNCVGSCVNKGRLDTLVTIIERCRASDQNKALCPNWDLCNFIVEIATREDNSKLSFYGLEFMAKWIVKGERQRPPIYLSVDEGLVLSALLTAGRTYNSDLLVASWAVLDRSLRKKKVPNPESYLGKIYALASLGNLQKAFGTLNEYEAAYGDSGQEAEDLFCPFTSLHPLVVACSKKGFETLDNVYFQLENLNRAEPPYKSVAALNCVILGCANIWDLDRAYQTFESIGSTFGLIPDIHSYNGLMYAFGKLKKDDRKGCTCLVGS